The DNA region CGGGCGCAGGAAGGCAAACCCCCAGGACAAAGTGCAGTAAGTGCCCTGTGTGCTGTGGGGAGGGGGTCAGCTCTGGCTGGGAGCCCCCTCCTCACCCACTGCCCACTCTCCAGCCCCACCAAGTCGGAGTTCATCCGTGCCAAGTACCAGATGCTGGCCTTCGTCCACAAGCTGCCCTGCCGGGATGATGACGGCGTCACTGCCAAGGACCTCAGCAAGGTGGGGAGGGGGTTCAGGGACTCCCCtgtggcagaggggacaggtCCCCCCATTACCAGCTCTCTCCTCTGCAGCAATTGCACTCGAGCGTGCGGACGGGCAACCTGGAGACCTGCCTGCGCCTGCTCTCGCTGGGTGCCCAGGCCAACTTCTTCCACCCGGTGAGCTCTGGCGGGGCTCAGGGACCCCATAGCGGGTGTGGGGCACAGGCGGGTCCTGGGGCCTCATGCcacatgcaggctgcagggctgaggctatCCATGCCCGCAGGAGAAGGGCACCACACCCCTGCACGTGGCCGCCAAGGCCGGGCAgatcctgcaggcagagctgctggtggtcTACGGCGCCGACCCTGGGGCGCCCGATGTGAACGGCCGGACCCCCATTGACTATGCCAGgtgagggcagggaaggggctcaCCCCTGCCTGCACCCCAGCTAGGGTGGGCATCACCCCTGCCGGCCCTCCCACAGGCAGGCAGCCCAGCACGAGCTGGCGGAGCGGCTGGTGGAGTGCCAGTACGAGCTGACCGACCGGCTGGCCTTCTACCTCTGCGGCAGGAAGCCGGGTGAGTGAGGGTCCTGGGGCGAGGGAGGTACCCTGGAGGGATCCCATGGCCCTGCTCACCACCCCTCTCTCTGTGCAGACCACAAGAACGGGCACTACATCATCCCACAGATGGCCGACAGGTGAGTGCCTGGCGCCCGTGGCCCCGCTGCcctgtcccgtgtcccccccaGCGTCCCCGCTGGGCTGAGGGGGGACACCGGTCTCTGGAGCGTCCCTGGGGGGTGGGGGGCCGGCGTGCCCGCGCGTTTAACGTCCACCTTTATCCTGTTCTTCCCTCCGCTGCCTTCTCCGGAGCGCAGGGTGCGCCCAAAGTGCATGGCACAGAGGTATTGTCCGCTCGGCTCCGGGGGCCCCCCATGCTGCTGCATGGGCcccccctgcagccctggctgctcggcccagcccagcacccgGGGGACACTCGGGGAGGGGGGTCCCGCCCGCCCCCTGCCACCTCACCCCCCTGTGCctgcctgccagccctgcttggTGAAGCCCCCAATGCCTGAGGGGGGTCCCTGTCTTGGTGGGGTGCAGCTGGGGACTGTTTTGGTGTGAACAGGCCAGGAATAACCCCCACGTTTTGCTTCCCCCctccccgcaccccccagcctGGACCTCTCTGAACTGGCCAAGGCAGCCAAGAAGAAGCTGCAGGCGGTGAGTgggggccagggcagggctgggggatgtCCCGCCTGCCCCTCTCATCCTGCCTGACACTGtcccctgcactgctgcagctcagcaaccgCCTCTTCGAGGAGCTGGCCATGGACGTGTATGACGAGGTGGACCGTCGGGAGAACGACGCGGGTGAGCGGGGTGCGGGTGCAGCcccccggggccggggcgggcgcgggcgcggcggcggcgcgggggaggagcagcggcggggccgcggccgagccctgcgctccccCCCGATCCGGACGCGTCCGCCGGGACCGCAGGCCCCTCCTTCTTCATTCCTCCGGCCGGGAAGGTTTGCTCAGCGCGAGGGGCCGCCGCTGGGTGCCGGGGCTGGGGTGCTGCCGGAGGTgggtgctgggatcccccagggatgggggctcagcctgcgctgctgcccctgggctggggggtGGCAGGGTGGGGGCAATCCCATTTCTGTGGTGGGGCGGGTGCCAACAGACGTGCCaaaggggctgggggtgctgagctgGTGCCTGAAAGGGTGAAGagcatttttggggtcctgttGGTGGGTTATGGGGggaccccagccctgctgggtggCTGGGAGAGGCGATTCCCGTCAGCCTGGCCAGGctccactcccagccccagcaggctggCCCTGCGCCCGCGCCTGCGTCCTGCCGGCTCCGGGCCCTGCAGCCGGCTTGTCCGGGGGTGCAGCCCCTGTGTACCCCGGGCTCTGACACCAGGTGCCTTCCTGCAGTCTGGCTGACGACGCAGAACCACAGCACGCTGGTGACAGAGCGCAGCGCCGTCCCCTTCCTCCCTGTCAACCCCGAGTACTCAGCCACGCGCAACCAGGTGAGGCCCCATCTAGGCCACGCGACCCCTCTGTGCTCTCAGACCTCTGCTCAccccctttttccctctcctgcccccagggccGGCAAAAGCTGGCCAGGTTCAACGCCAGGGAGTTTGCCACTTTGCTCATTGACATCCTCGGGGAAGCCAAGCGCCGGCAGCAAGGGAAGAGTCTGCTCAGCCCCACAGGtgaggcacggagggcagcgaGGTGGGGCTGAGCGCTTCCCCCatgccctgtgctcagcacccaccctgccctccccagaCGCCCTCGACTACTCGCTGCGGAGCCAGAGTGACCTGGACGACCAGCACGACTACGACAGCGTCGCCTCTGACGAGGACACggaccaggagctgctgcgCAACGCCTCCCGCAACAACCGCGCCAGGGTGAGCCCCAACCCGGCCTGGACCCCCTCCCAGACCCCACCTCTGGGATCCTCACACtgagctcctctccctgcagagcaTGGACTCCTCCGACCTGTCAGATGGCCCCATCACGCTGCAGGAGTACCTGGAGGTGAAGAAGGCTCTGGCAGCCTCTGAGGCCAAGGTGCAGCAGCTGATGAAGGTGAACAACAGCCTGAGCGATGAGCTGCGCCGGCTGCAGCGCGAGGTGGGTGTGGGGCCAGTGGGGCTCCCTCCTCAGTGTACCCCCCTCTCCTCACTGATgccttctccctgctcctggctgcagatccacaagctgcaggcagagaaCACTCAGATCCGGCAGCAGACCGGCCCTGCACATCCAACCCCGGCCCCCAGCGAGCGGCCAGAGCACGGGCACCCCCCGGGCACGGCCCCCCAGCACCGCCGGGACCGCCAGGCCTTCTCCATGTACGAGCCGGGCTCGGCGCTGAAACCCTTCGGGCAGCCCGTGGAGGAGCTGGTGACCCGGCTGCAGCCCTTCAGCCCCGGCGTGagtgtgctgggctgggtgggagggttttggggtgcagcaGGCCCCCCGGCCCCACAGGGTGCTGGGTCCTGTCCCCGCGGGGCCGTAACCTTTCGTGTGTCACCAGGAGGTGGAGGACGAGGCTCTGTACTCCATGCACATCCCGGCCAGCGTGTACCGGGTAAGGGGGCCGCAGCGGGGGCGGCTCCTGCATGGGACATGGTGGCTGTGGCCTGCCCAGGATGTGGCCTTTGGGATGTCCTGTCCCCCCGCCGCCCTGCACCCCCCTGGGTCAGGCCGGGGACCTCCCCAAGGGGTGGCAGCTGCGGAATGTTCCTGCATGCAGGGTGGCGGTGTCCCCTGTGCTCGTCCTCCCCTGCACGTCACCAGGGTTGGCTCCACACCCTTCTGCACCCCGTTCAGCATGGGCTTCCCCTCTTTTCCCCCTCCAGATCCGGAAAGGTCCATCTGCCTCCTCGGTGCCCTTCCCTCCATCCTCCCCGCTGCTCTCCTGCCCGCCTGATGGTGCCCGACACATGGTGACGTATCAGGGAGGGGGAAGAACCCTTGGGGTGGGCTGACTCCTGAGCCTGagtggggatggggctgggcggGGCTTGACAttgctcctctcctctccagagcAAGCTGGACCGGCATGGCAGCGGCACTGACAGTGACTACGACAACACACAGGCTGGTGAGGTTCTGATCAGGTGagtggtggggctgggggctgcaccAGGGtttgtggggacacagggacaaggggCTGATACTGACCCAGGGCGGTTGGTTGATCCCTGCAGCATGGAGGGGAAGCGGTATGTGGAACTGAGCAAGGATGAGGATTTCCCCCACGAGCTGGACCCGCTGGACGGGGAGCTGGACCCTGGCCTGCCCAGCACGGAGGACGTCATCCTCAAAACTGAGCAGGTCACCAAGAacatccaggagctgctgcgGGCAGCACAAGAGTCCAAGCATGATAGGTAGGACCGGGGCACAGCCTCAGGGTCCTTCTGGACACCCAGACCAGGGCTGGGGCCGTGCCCTCCGTGTTGCTCACCCTTTGTCCTTGCCCCCAGCTTCGTGCCCTGCTCAGAGAAGATCCACTCAGCTGTGACAGAGATGGCATCACTCTTCCCTAAGGTAGGAGgagctgtgtgtccctgggatGGTTGTGGTCCCCACCAGACACTGTCAGCCCCCTGAGCATAGGATCTGACGCTGGTCCTGTGCTCTGCCACAGAAACCAGCCCTGGAGACGGTGCGCAGCTCCCTGCGGCTGCTCAACGCCAGCGCCTACcggctgcagagcgagtgccgCAAGACTGTGCCCCCCGAGCCCGGCGCCACCGTGGACTACCAGCTCCTGACCCAGCAGGTCATCCAGTGTGCCTACGACATCGCCAAGGCCGCCAAGCAGCTGGTCACCATCACCACTCGTGAGAAGAAGCAGTGAGCGCCAGCCCGcgtccccccatgtccctgggCCCCTTCACTCTCCATGTCTCCCTTCCCTCCGGCAGCAGCCGGCACCTGGGGCGAGCATGGCTGCAAGTGGCCTTTCTGGGGAGCCGAGGTGCGGGGTTCCTCGTGCCCCCCGCGCCATCAAGGAGCTGGTGCTCAGCCCGCGGGGTAGGTGCCTGCATCCCCCTGTAcagccccctgcccacccctAACTTATCCTGTACATAGCCTCTGTAGCTGTCCATGGCGGCGGTGGCCTTGTACCCCCACTCCCCACAAAACCCCTCTCTGGGTGGCCGCTACCCCCGAGGCCGCCCACGGCATTACACTGGACTGGGGCGCCCCTCCCCGGGCGTCCTGAACCCCTCCCCGGGCGTCCTGCCCCGTGCCGGGGCCGCACTCCCCACTGTAAGATGTGTCCTTGTACATTTGTATCAATAAAGGTGTGAGCATTGCACGGCGCCCGGCTCCTGCGCCCATGGAGGGTCCGTGGCTGCGGGGGCTTCAACCCCTGCGGCGCCGGGCAGGGCTTGGCCACGTGTCCCTCCCGTttcacccagtccccttggccCTGCTGGCGGCCGCTCACGCCATCCccggcacagccctgctgtttgCCCAGCCCCGGGGCTGGGCTTCCCCAGCGCGGCCCCGCCATCGCTCTGCGAACCGCCGACCATCGGGGCTGCCGGCTGAGGCTCCTGCCGCCTCCATGCTGTCCCCGGAGGGTTTGGTGGCCGCAGCCGCGGTGCTCGTGGGGCTGGCCCTCCTAGCTTGGTGCCTTTGGGCAGGGAGGCTGGAGGTGCCTGCAGACGGGGgagaggaggacgaggaggaggaggaggaggaggaggggatcCCCTTCATGGCCGAGGAGGGCTCGGGGCACTGGCGGCTGCTGTGCAAGCCCTCGGCTCTGGCCCAGCACCTGGTGCGGAGCTTGGGGCGGTCGGCGGCGCTGCGGGGGGGCCGCTGGCTGTGGCCGTGCTGGCCCCGGCTCCAGATgctgtggcagctcctgcagccacctGAGCCGGAGCCGGTGGTGGCCCgtgagctcctgcagctgtcGGACGCTGGGCTGGTAGCCCTGGACTGGTTGGTGGGGCCGTGGGGGGCTGCGGGTGGCGGCGGGGGGGTCTCCAGCCCGGTGCTGCTGCTCATTCCCAACGCGGCCGGGAAGGTGACGggggggctgctgcagctggggctgcgggCGCTGGAGCGGGGCTTCATCCCCGTCATCTTCAACCGCCGGGGCCACAACGGCTGCCCCCTGACCACCCCCCGGCTCCAGCCCTTCGGGGATCCCGGGGAC from Zonotrichia albicollis isolate bZonAlb1 chromosome 22, bZonAlb1.hap1, whole genome shotgun sequence includes:
- the GIT1 gene encoding ARF GTPase-activating protein GIT1 isoform X3, which codes for MSRKAPRAEVCADCSAPDPGWASINRGVLICDECCSVHRSLGRHISIVKHLRHSPWPATLLQMVHTLASNGANSIWEHSLLDPAQVQSGRRKANPQDKVHPTKSEFIRAKYQMLAFVHKLPCRDDDGVTAKDLSKQLHSSVRTGNLETCLRLLSLGAQANFFHPEKGTTPLHVAAKAGQILQAELLVVYGADPGAPDVNGRTPIDYARQAAQHELAERLVECQYELTDRLAFYLCGRKPDHKNGHYIIPQMADRVRPKCMAQSLDLSELAKAAKKKLQALSNRLFEELAMDVYDEVDRRENDAVWLTTQNHSTLVTERSAVPFLPVNPEYSATRNQGRQKLARFNAREFATLLIDILGEAKRRQQGKSLLSPTDALDYSLRSQSDLDDQHDYDSVASDEDTDQELLRNASRNNRARSMDSSDLSDGPITLQEYLEVKKALAASEAKVQQLMKVNNSLSDELRRLQREIHKLQAENTQIRQQTGPAHPTPAPSERPEHGHPPGTAPQHRRDRQAFSMYEPGSALKPFGQPVEELVTRLQPFSPGIRKGPSASSVPFPPSSPLLSCPPDGARHMSKLDRHGSGTDSDYDNTQAGEVLISMEGKRYVELSKDEDFPHELDPLDGELDPGLPSTEDVILKTEQVTKNIQELLRAAQESKHDSFVPCSEKIHSAVTEMASLFPKKPALETVRSSLRLLNASAYRLQSECRKTVPPEPGATVDYQLLTQQVIQCAYDIAKAAKQLVTITTREKKQ
- the GIT1 gene encoding ARF GTPase-activating protein GIT1 isoform X4, encoding MSRKAPRAEVCADCSAPDPGWASINRGVLICDECCSVHRSLGRHISIVKHLRHSPWPATLLQMVHTLASNGANSIWEHSLLDPAQVQSGRRKANPQDKVHPTKSEFIRAKYQMLAFVHKLPCRDDDGVTAKDLSKQLHSSVRTGNLETCLRLLSLGAQANFFHPEKGTTPLHVAAKAGQILQAELLVVYGADPGAPDVNGRTPIDYARQAAQHELAERLVECQYELTDRLAFYLCGRKPDHKNGHYIIPQMADSLDLSELAKAAKKKLQALSNRLFEELAMDVYDEVDRRENDAVWLTTQNHSTLVTERSAVPFLPVNPEYSATRNQGRQKLARFNAREFATLLIDILGEAKRRQQGKSLLSPTDALDYSLRSQSDLDDQHDYDSVASDEDTDQELLRNASRNNRARSMDSSDLSDGPITLQEYLEVKKALAASEAKVQQLMKVNNSLSDELRRLQREIHKLQAENTQIRQQTGPAHPTPAPSERPEHGHPPGTAPQHRRDRQAFSMYEPGSALKPFGQPVEELVTRLQPFSPGIRKGPSASSVPFPPSSPLLSCPPDGARHMSKLDRHGSGTDSDYDNTQAGEVLISMEGKRYVELSKDEDFPHELDPLDGELDPGLPSTEDVILKTEQVTKNIQELLRAAQESKHDSFVPCSEKIHSAVTEMASLFPKKPALETVRSSLRLLNASAYRLQSECRKTVPPEPGATVDYQLLTQQVIQCAYDIAKAAKQLVTITTREKKQ
- the GIT1 gene encoding ARF GTPase-activating protein GIT1 isoform X1; protein product: MSRKAPRAEVCADCSAPDPGWASINRGVLICDECCSVHRSLGRHISIVKHLRHSPWPATLLQMVHTLASNGANSIWEHSLLDPAQVQSGRRKANPQDKVHPTKSEFIRAKYQMLAFVHKLPCRDDDGVTAKDLSKQLHSSVRTGNLETCLRLLSLGAQANFFHPEKGTTPLHVAAKAGQILQAELLVVYGADPGAPDVNGRTPIDYARQAAQHELAERLVECQYELTDRLAFYLCGRKPDHKNGHYIIPQMADRVRPKCMAQSLDLSELAKAAKKKLQALSNRLFEELAMDVYDEVDRRENDAVWLTTQNHSTLVTERSAVPFLPVNPEYSATRNQGRQKLARFNAREFATLLIDILGEAKRRQQGKSLLSPTDALDYSLRSQSDLDDQHDYDSVASDEDTDQELLRNASRNNRARSMDSSDLSDGPITLQEYLEVKKALAASEAKVQQLMKVNNSLSDELRRLQREIHKLQAENTQIRQQTGPAHPTPAPSERPEHGHPPGTAPQHRRDRQAFSMYEPGSALKPFGQPVEELVTRLQPFSPGEVEDEALYSMHIPASVYRIRKGPSASSVPFPPSSPLLSCPPDGARHMSKLDRHGSGTDSDYDNTQAGEVLISMEGKRYVELSKDEDFPHELDPLDGELDPGLPSTEDVILKTEQVTKNIQELLRAAQESKHDSFVPCSEKIHSAVTEMASLFPKKPALETVRSSLRLLNASAYRLQSECRKTVPPEPGATVDYQLLTQQVIQCAYDIAKAAKQLVTITTREKKQ
- the GIT1 gene encoding ARF GTPase-activating protein GIT1 isoform X2 translates to MSRKAPRAEVCADCSAPDPGWASINRGVLICDECCSVHRSLGRHISIVKHLRHSPWPATLLQMVHTLASNGANSIWEHSLLDPAQVQSGRRKANPQDKVHPTKSEFIRAKYQMLAFVHKLPCRDDDGVTAKDLSKQLHSSVRTGNLETCLRLLSLGAQANFFHPEKGTTPLHVAAKAGQILQAELLVVYGADPGAPDVNGRTPIDYARQAAQHELAERLVECQYELTDRLAFYLCGRKPDHKNGHYIIPQMADSLDLSELAKAAKKKLQALSNRLFEELAMDVYDEVDRRENDAVWLTTQNHSTLVTERSAVPFLPVNPEYSATRNQGRQKLARFNAREFATLLIDILGEAKRRQQGKSLLSPTDALDYSLRSQSDLDDQHDYDSVASDEDTDQELLRNASRNNRARSMDSSDLSDGPITLQEYLEVKKALAASEAKVQQLMKVNNSLSDELRRLQREIHKLQAENTQIRQQTGPAHPTPAPSERPEHGHPPGTAPQHRRDRQAFSMYEPGSALKPFGQPVEELVTRLQPFSPGEVEDEALYSMHIPASVYRIRKGPSASSVPFPPSSPLLSCPPDGARHMSKLDRHGSGTDSDYDNTQAGEVLISMEGKRYVELSKDEDFPHELDPLDGELDPGLPSTEDVILKTEQVTKNIQELLRAAQESKHDSFVPCSEKIHSAVTEMASLFPKKPALETVRSSLRLLNASAYRLQSECRKTVPPEPGATVDYQLLTQQVIQCAYDIAKAAKQLVTITTREKKQ
- the ABHD15 gene encoding protein ABHD15, coding for MEGPWLRGLQPLRRRAGLGHVSLPFHPVPLALLAAAHAIPGTALLFAQPRGWASPARPRHRSANRRPSGLPAEAPAASMLSPEGLVAAAAVLVGLALLAWCLWAGRLEVPADGGEEDEEEEEEEEGIPFMAEEGSGHWRLLCKPSALAQHLVRSLGRSAALRGGRWLWPCWPRLQMLWQLLQPPEPEPVVARELLQLSDAGLVALDWLVGPWGAAGGGGGVSSPVLLLIPNAAGKVTGGLLQLGLRALERGFIPVIFNRRGHNGCPLTTPRLQPFGDPGDLREAVTYLRCRHPCASLLAVSEGSGSGLLLAYLGESGSSSRLAAAACLSPIFRGRDWFEARMPWLYEWPLLLHLKQGLSRYAGALAEVVDTDRLLGSRSLRELEETLFCRTRSRPTSWESYWERNEPLRDADEAAVPVLCLCSADDPVRGPPARSLPRELFRSSPYFFLLLTPHGGHCGFPRRGPGRCWAHEAVLEYFRAMAEFLRTEERRKGLPRPRRWGGPPVEPPVFTWQRSYTR